One Candidatus Woesebacteria bacterium genomic window, CGGATTGATGATTTTCTCAATCTCTTCCAACGAAAGGGTCTGGTATAAAACGATTTTCTTCTTGGGACGAAGCTGGTTCAGGTTAGAAGTGCAATCCTCTAAAGGCAAATGCTTCTCGGCAATAAGGAAGCGGATGAATGAGTTGAGGGAAGTGATTAGGACATGGATATAGTTAGGAGACAAATCGCTTCTTTTATACTCCCGCAGGAGCAGTCGTATATTTTCAAACGAGAACTCCCGACCACCCAGGTCACGAAAGAAGCGCTCTAGCCACTGCCTCCGCACTTTGCATGTATGATCGGTGAGGTCTCGGTCATAGCGAATAAAATCAATGTATTCCGAGAGGTATTTTTGATAGCTCATGGTTCAATTATAAGGGGCAGGTTTCCAACTTCTCCAACATTTCCAACTAAAATTATAACGACTTTAGGCAGGGGGCAAAAAAGGGCTTGACTTTTACTTAGAAATGTGTTTCACTGGTATTTAGCACTGGGAAAAGTCCAGGGACTTTAAGAAGAAAAGAAGCTAACTTACCTCCGAGAACTCCGATAACTCATCCAAAAAAAGAACCCCTCGATGCGCTAAAGATACCTCACCAGGCGTTAGGTTAGATCCTCCACCAATCAAGCCAATTCTACTTGTAGTGTGATGCGGACTACGAAAAGGCCTTGTTGTGATTATTGAATCTCCAGTTGATAAATTACCAGTTACAGAATAAATTTTAGTTACCTCAAGAGCTTCTTCCTCAGTTAAAGTAGGCAAAATCCCGGGCAAGGCTCGAGCTAGCATAGTCTTTCCCGAGCCAGGAGTTCCTCGCATAAAAATATTGTGCGCACCAGCTGCCGCTATTTCCATAGCTCTTTTTGCCTGTTCCTGGCCAATAATTTCAGCAAAATCAAATTCAGCTTGGGCAACCTTAAGTAAAGAAGAAAGATCAACTTTTGGCGCAGGTTCTATTTCCAAAGATCCCCTAAAAAACCTCACCAAAGAAAGTAAGGATTCAACAGGATAGACTTTGATATCAGAGACAATTGAAGCTTCCTCCTGATTAATCTTGGGAACAAAAACTCTTTTAATCTTTTTTTCTCGAGCAAGATAACTAACAGGTAAAATCCCATTGGTATGGCGCAAACTGCCATCAAGAGATAGTTCACCAAAAAATAAAGAATCAGAGGTATCAGCTGAAATTTGTCCTGAAGCAATCAAAATTCCAAGAGCAATAGGCAGATCGTAAGCAGGGCCAACTTTGGGAAGATCAGCTGGCGCCAAATTAACCGTAATTCTTCCTTCTGGAAATTTAGCTCCCGAATTCTTTAAAGCTGACCTAACTCTTTCTTTTGACTCCTCAACCGCCTTATCAGGAAGGCCCACAATATTAAACGCCGGTAAACCTTCCTCAGGCACATCTACCTCCACCTCAACCAAACGACCTTCAAGCCCTAAAGTGGCGCCTGAAATAATCTTGGCAAGCATATCTATTTCTTATTCAATTTGTCGTACCACTCATTTAAGATCCTTGACACCAAGTCTTTTGCCCCCAAACCAAAAGACAAACCCACAGCCAAGACAAAAGTATAAGTTAAACCTTGTAAAAAGGTGCTAATTAAAGTTTGGGCGATTTTCAACTGGTCAAGCGCCGCAAAAAAGGCTATCAGTAAAATCAACCATCTGGCAAGAACAGAAAGCGGCTTGGCAATATTTTTGTCAATGGAAAGAACTGCCCCCTTCACTAACTTCTCTACTAGATTGGCTACTAAATAGCCAAGAACCAAAACAAAAATAGCAGCCGCAATACTTGGCAGATAACCTAAGATAGAAAACAAAACCTGCGAGACGCTACTTAAACCCAAAATATCAAGCGCGGAAAGAAAAAATATTAAAACAACCAACCATCTTAAGACTATAGCCACCAAATCTACCAAGCTAAGATTAATCTCGGCTTTTTTAAGGACTTTCTCCGCCCCAATAGTTTTTGAAAGGTTTTCTACTCTCGCCAATCTGAGAAGCTTGACTATCAAAACCTGAATCCAAGAACCAAGAGCCAAGCCGATAGCAAAAACAACAATTGCCCAAAAGAGCTTTAAGGATGCGTCAAAGACCAAAGGCCAAACTCCTATTGTAGAACCAGCAAAGACATTGCTTAAATATCCTAAACCTTGCATTATTTTCACCCCCTTTCTCTACTTTTATCTTGAAGCTTATTTATGAGGAAGTCAAGAATAAAAAAAGTATTTTACCAAAGGCTTGCCTTGGAGAGTGGTAAGCCGGATTCTGTTTCTAAGCAATCATCAGTCTTATGCCCTGCCTTAGGACTCGGGAAAGGCACCTCAAGCGTCCAACTCGCAGGTTGCAGCGGAGGGGATTGCCCGTTTCACCCTTTCTCCTTCTTTAGGAAAGAGAAAGACTCGTCTCTGTTGCTCTCGCAGAGTGTCAATTCACTCCACGTCTTCTTACGAAGAACCAGCCCTTTCGGGTCACCGCTTGCGCGGCGCATCTTGCCTTTCAGCTGTCCGGACTTTCCTCCCCCCAATGGAGGGCGATTGCTCCCTCTCCAAGGCAAATGTATTTTATCAAAAAACGAGGTTTTTATCAAACTAACGGCGCAAATAGAGTCTGACTAACACACTCAAAGTTAAATAAACAGGAATGGCCATTAAGGCTCCAACAACTCCTGCTATTTTTGCTCCAATTGCCAAGCAAAGAAGGACTACTACGGGATTAATTCCCGTTGATTTTTCCATGACCTTAGGAACTAGAAGATGATTTTCCAGCTGTTGAACCACTAGATATAAAACTGCAACCGCTAAACCCATTAGAGGTGAGATACCCAAACCCACAATCACAGCGGGCACGGCCGAGACTAAAGGCCCTATTATTGGCACTATCTCGAATACGCCTGCGAATATAGCAAGAGGTAAAGAAAAAGGAACTCCCAAAGCAAAAAGCCCTAAAAACGTAAGGAACCCTACAGAAAACATCAGAATTAGCTGCCCCCTCAGCCATGAACCCAGACTTTTTTCCCAAAGAACCAAAAAATTCTTCACCTTTTTACAAATTGAAATATCAAAAAAATTATCCAACATATTATCCAGCTTGTCTCTTGAAAGAAGAAGATAAAAAGCTATTACCAGCACAGAAACAACACCTAACACGTTGGAAAAAACAGAAAAGGTAATTTTTATAAGAGAACTAGAGAAAGAACCTAACTGACTAGCCAATTCGTTTATTAAAGGTTGCCCAATCATCGGCAAAACCAAGATATTATCAATCAAATTAGGCAAAACAGACAAAAGATGAGATGTCTGTTCAACTAAAGGAGGAATAAGAGACGCTACTGAGAATGATAATAATCCTAGCACCAAAACATAAACCAGAAGTACGCTTAGGCCCCTCGGTATTTTCAACTTAGATAAGCGACTAACCAGAGGATTTAAAACCGCCATTATCAAAAGAGCAATAAAAAAGACCAAAATTATGTCGCGAATAAAATACAAAAACCACAAAAACGACAAAAACAAAACAGTAAAAATAATAGTCCTGTGAGAAATCTCAATCTTTTGTGGCATAACTATTAACTATAATACCAATTTTTCACCGCTTTTTCTACTTCTTTCAACCAGTCGCCATTGCTAATATCAAACCATATAATTCTCTTGTCTTTTTTAAACCAGGTCATCTGACGCCTAGCATAAGCAAACTCATCACTCACCCAGTTCTCAATCATCTCCTTTTTATTCATTTTTCCTAAGAGATAATTTTTTATATTTTTATAACCCAAAGTGTCCATTGAATGAAAAGACCAATCAATACCATCTCTAAGTAACTCTAAAACTTCTTTTTTAAAACCAACTCTTAATCTTTCAATTACTCTTTTTTTAATTCTATTTTTTAATATCGGAAGTGGAGCCATTAGACCAATAAACAAAAAGTCAGAGTCTTTGTCCCAAGGTAAAACCAAAGATACTTTTTTACCCAAATTTCGAGCTCTCCATTGAGCTACTTCTATTGCTCTAACTAACCGCCTTGGATTTTTGCGATCTGACAAATTAAGAGATGCTGCTTTTTTAGGATCAAGCTGAGCCAGTTTTTCAAAAAGTTCGCCGACCGAAAGATCTGATAACCACCTCCTCAAATCATCATCACGAGGAACCAAAACATTGGGGATGCCGTCAACTAAACTTTTGAGATAAAAACCACTACCTCCCACTAGAACTGGCATTTTATCCCTTAAGAGAATATTTTTAACTATTGGAACAGTCTTTTTAAGATAAGTAGCAACACTAAAATCCTCTTTTGGCGAAACCAAGTCATAACCCCAGATTTTGACACCCGAGATTTGATAACAACCTATCTTCTTCTTTTTTAGACTATCTTCAGAGTAAGTTAACTTTGCGCCAAGAGGCAAATCCTTACCAGTCCCTATATCCATCTTTTGATAAACTTGTCTTGAGTCAACAGAAACTATTTCTCCCAACAAATCTTTTTTATCCAAAGACAGTGCTTTAATCAAATAAATTGCCAATTTTGTTTTCCCTGTCGCTGTCGGGCCACAAATAACTAAGACTTTTTTCATATTAACTTGAGGCGCTGGTGTATTTTGTCAAAGCAAAATTCCAAAATTTAATCGAAATAAAGAAGAAAACAAAACCAAAAAGAACAGAAACCACTATGAATCTAGGAGAAAGAAGATTCATCAAAGCTTTGGCAGGAAAAGCAATCATTATGCCAAGAGGAATAAAGAAGGTCAAAAAGGAAGCCACTTTTTTGCCGTAAACTTCAAGAGGGAACCTCGCCATTGTCTCAAGATCGCGATAAATCATCACCATGTGATCTATCTCCAAAGTAATAATACTCAAAGAAGCAATAATCGTATGAAGAGAAAAAGAAATAAAAAGACCGTTTAATAAAAGTAAAACAAAAAGAATAACTTGATAAAAATCAGGTGATAAAGGGCGCGCAGCATAAAATAAAGCCAAAATTAAAGGCGGAATTGTAACAAGGTCGATAAAATCAAAACCGCCAAAGATCACTCTAAAAAGAGGGCTAATGGGCTTACTTAAAATTAAATCAAAATTTCCAGAGACAACTGATTGACGGAAAGTGTAAACATTACGGAAAAACATCTGCGAAAGACTACTTATGAGATTAAAAACAACAAAAAAAAGAATTGCTTGGTCTTTTGAATAAGAACCTATGCCATTTGTTTTTTTAAGAATAAAAAACAAAAAAAGGATAAAGAAAATAAAACGCAAGATTTTCCCCGTCAAAAAGACAAAAAAGCCTAACTTACGAGTTAAGTGAACAAAAAAACTTTTTTTAGATAAGATAGACCAGATATAAAGATATCTTCTAACGATTTTCATTTTTATCTTCCTTCAGCGTTGTAAGCCTTAAGCCCCAAGCGCCAAACTTTCAAAAGGGCAAAACTTAAAACCACAAACCAGAAAAAGGCAATGATAATTCCTTTAAAAATCAAAAATTGACTCACTTTGCCTAGGTAAACCTGAAGCGGAAAGAAAAGAAGATAATAAAAGGGCAAATAAGAAAAAATCTTAAAAAGAAACCCAGGAAGAATATCAAGCGGGAAAATTCCTCCCGAGAAAAACTCAAGAATAATCACAATAAAAAGAAATTGAGCCGCCCAAGCATTCTCGGGCATAAAAAAAGAAATCATATTCACCAAAAACAAAATTACAAAGAAAAGAAGAACCGCCAACACTAAAGAAACAAGAAATGAAATTAAAACTAAAGGGTCGCCTTGAAAATAAAGCGGCGGTTTAAGCCAAAGGTAAAGAAGAAATATTTCAACAGCCGAGAAACCTATATTTAAAGCCTTGCTTGAAATATCACGACAAAACCAATACTTAAAATAATTAACTGGTTTAAGCAAAAGGTTGGTCAAATTGCCGCTTGATATCTCCCCTGCCACATCAACAGCGCGAGAGGAAAGAACAATTGCTCTTAAGATCAAGATACCAAAAACATAAGTTAAAATCTTGGCTCGGTCATAGCCAAAAAAGGCTTGAGAAGAATTAGAAAAGATAGTGTTCCAAAAAGAAAAAATAACTAAAATCTGAATTACATTTCTCACCCTCCACATCAAAAAATTAAACCTGTAAGCAAATTCTTGGTTAAAAGAAACCTTAAAAATCTGCCAGTACTTTCTCATTTTGATTTTCTCAAAACACCTTCCTTAAAGACTCTCTTAATTACATCTTCTATTGGCTCCTCTTCTATAGTAATGTCCGCAACAGGGAAATTCTGTAAGATCTCGGCTGTTGCAATGGCAGCGGTTTCTCTTGGTATTAAAAGGACTACTTCTGGAAAATCAATTTTTTTAACCTTGCCTATCTCTTCAAATTTCTTGAAATCAGTGCTATCTGAAAGATAAACTTTGACTAATTTTTTCTTGGCGAAAGTTTCAATCAAAAAGCTAAGCTTGCCATCAAAAGCTATTTTGCCTTTGTTAATAACAATAACTCGCTTGGCAACTCCCAAGATATCATCC contains:
- a CDS encoding ABC-2 type transport system permease protein — encoded protein: MKIVRRYLYIWSILSKKSFFVHLTRKLGFFVFLTGKILRFIFFILFLFFILKKTNGIGSYSKDQAILFFVVFNLISSLSQMFFRNVYTFRQSVVSGNFDLILSKPISPLFRVIFGGFDFIDLVTIPPLILALFYAARPLSPDFYQVILFVLLLLNGLFISFSLHTIIASLSIITLEIDHMVMIYRDLETMARFPLEVYGKKVASFLTFFIPLGIMIAFPAKALMNLLSPRFIVVSVLFGFVFFFISIKFWNFALTKYTSASS
- a CDS encoding AI-2E family transporter codes for the protein MPQKIEISHRTIIFTVLFLSFLWFLYFIRDIILVFFIALLIMAVLNPLVSRLSKLKIPRGLSVLLVYVLVLGLLSFSVASLIPPLVEQTSHLLSVLPNLIDNILVLPMIGQPLINELASQLGSFSSSLIKITFSVFSNVLGVVSVLVIAFYLLLSRDKLDNMLDNFFDISICKKVKNFLVLWEKSLGSWLRGQLILMFSVGFLTFLGLFALGVPFSLPLAIFAGVFEIVPIIGPLVSAVPAVIVGLGISPLMGLAVAVLYLVVQQLENHLLVPKVMEKSTGINPVVVLLCLAIGAKIAGVVGALMAIPVYLTLSVLVRLYLRR
- a CDS encoding tRNA dimethylallyltransferase → MKKVLVICGPTATGKTKLAIYLIKALSLDKKDLLGEIVSVDSRQVYQKMDIGTGKDLPLGAKLTYSEDSLKKKKIGCYQISGVKIWGYDLVSPKEDFSVATYLKKTVPIVKNILLRDKMPVLVGGSGFYLKSLVDGIPNVLVPRDDDLRRWLSDLSVGELFEKLAQLDPKKAASLNLSDRKNPRRLVRAIEVAQWRARNLGKKVSLVLPWDKDSDFLFIGLMAPLPILKNRIKKRVIERLRVGFKKEVLELLRDGIDWSFHSMDTLGYKNIKNYLLGKMNKKEMIENWVSDEFAYARRQMTWFKKDKRIIWFDISNGDWLKEVEKAVKNWYYS
- a CDS encoding CmpX protein — translated: MQGLGYLSNVFAGSTIGVWPLVFDASLKLFWAIVVFAIGLALGSWIQVLIVKLLRLARVENLSKTIGAEKVLKKAEINLSLVDLVAIVLRWLVVLIFFLSALDILGLSSVSQVLFSILGYLPSIAAAIFVLVLGYLVANLVEKLVKGAVLSIDKNIAKPLSVLARWLILLIAFFAALDQLKIAQTLISTFLQGLTYTFVLAVGLSFGLGAKDLVSRILNEWYDKLNKK
- a CDS encoding magnesium chelatase, which codes for MLAKIISGATLGLEGRLVEVEVDVPEEGLPAFNIVGLPDKAVEESKERVRSALKNSGAKFPEGRITVNLAPADLPKVGPAYDLPIALGILIASGQISADTSDSLFFGELSLDGSLRHTNGILPVSYLAREKKIKRVFVPKINQEEASIVSDIKVYPVESLLSLVRFFRGSLEIEPAPKVDLSSLLKVAQAEFDFAEIIGQEQAKRAMEIAAAGAHNIFMRGTPGSGKTMLARALPGILPTLTEEEALEVTKIYSVTGNLSTGDSIITTRPFRSPHHTTSRIGLIGGGSNLTPGEVSLAHRGVLFLDELSEFSEVS
- a CDS encoding Daunorubicin resistance transmembrane protein gives rise to the protein MRKYWQIFKVSFNQEFAYRFNFLMWRVRNVIQILVIFSFWNTIFSNSSQAFFGYDRAKILTYVFGILILRAIVLSSRAVDVAGEISSGNLTNLLLKPVNYFKYWFCRDISSKALNIGFSAVEIFLLYLWLKPPLYFQGDPLVLISFLVSLVLAVLLFFVILFLVNMISFFMPENAWAAQFLFIVIILEFFSGGIFPLDILPGFLFKIFSYLPFYYLLFFPLQVYLGKVSQFLIFKGIIIAFFWFVVLSFALLKVWRLGLKAYNAEGR